A window of the Candidatus Methylomirabilota bacterium genome harbors these coding sequences:
- a CDS encoding C-terminal binding protein: MAPKAKVVLTDYVWESLDVEKKTLEGLADLVALQTKKPEDFLAEAADCDALLNTYAGPITAEVMSGMPRCKIIARYGIGVDTIDVAAATAAGIIVTNNPSYCIEEVAEHTMALLLACARKVALYDRLVREGRWEVPPGKPLFRLAGRTLGLVGFGNIARAVAVRAAAFGMRVLYVDPFVTAGQHAVPGDKRELGAVLREADFLSLHPPLLPETRGMIGDEAFARMKPTAFVINCSRGPILDTAALVRALDAGRIAGCALDTTDPEPLPDPHPLRGRDNVIITPHVAWYSEQALVGLQAGAPSEVRRVLTGEFPVNVVNRAVKGRNRAGL; encoded by the coding sequence ATGGCCCCCAAGGCCAAGGTGGTGCTCACCGACTACGTCTGGGAGTCCCTGGACGTGGAGAAAAAGACGCTCGAAGGCCTGGCCGACCTGGTGGCCCTGCAGACCAAGAAGCCCGAAGACTTCCTGGCCGAGGCGGCGGACTGCGACGCCCTGCTCAATACCTACGCCGGGCCCATCACCGCCGAGGTCATGAGCGGGATGCCGCGGTGCAAGATCATCGCCCGCTACGGCATCGGCGTGGACACGATCGACGTGGCGGCGGCGACGGCGGCGGGCATCATCGTGACGAACAACCCGAGCTACTGCATCGAGGAAGTCGCCGAGCACACGATGGCCCTGCTGCTGGCCTGCGCCCGCAAGGTCGCGCTCTACGATCGGCTCGTGCGCGAGGGGCGCTGGGAGGTGCCGCCCGGCAAGCCGCTGTTCCGCCTGGCCGGGCGCACGCTGGGCCTGGTCGGCTTCGGCAACATCGCCCGGGCCGTGGCGGTCCGGGCCGCCGCCTTCGGCATGCGCGTGCTCTACGTCGACCCGTTCGTCACGGCCGGCCAGCACGCGGTCCCCGGCGACAAGCGGGAGCTCGGCGCGGTGCTGCGGGAGGCGGACTTCCTGTCCCTGCACCCGCCGCTGCTGCCGGAGACCCGGGGGATGATCGGCGACGAGGCCTTCGCCCGGATGAAGCCGACGGCCTTCGTCATCAACTGTTCGCGCGGGCCCATCCTCGACACCGCGGCCCTGGTGCGGGCGCTGGACGCCGGCCGGATCGCCGGGTGCGCGCTGGACACCACCGACCCCGAGCCGCTGCCCGACCCCCATCCCCTGCGCGGCCGCGACAACGTGATCATCACGCCGCACGTGGCCTGGTACAGCGAGCAGGCGCTGGTGGGGCTCCAGGCCGGCGCCCCCAGCGAGGTGCGTCGCGTGTTGACGGGCGAGTTCCCCGTCAACGTCGTCAACCGGGCGGTCAAGGGCCGGAACCGCGCCGGTCTCTAG